From Quercus lobata isolate SW786 chromosome 1, ValleyOak3.0 Primary Assembly, whole genome shotgun sequence, one genomic window encodes:
- the LOC115990418 gene encoding AT-hook motif nuclear-localized protein 14-like, producing the protein MEPNENQLTSYYHHHQHQHQHHQNPTSSPTNGLLPPGDTVSGAHLVYPPPPPQSHPPSSSSAVTATTATTATTATAVATANTNANSTAPNTTPSSGLEGKRKRGRPRKYGTPEQALAAKKAAAAANAAAQQQQQQQQHHHHHHHQQQQQTTSSHSTSSSKERKEPHSLSSKKSNLLASGNAGQGFTPHVISVAAGEDVGQKIMMFMQQSKREICILSASGSISNASLRQPATSGGNITYEGRFEIISVSGSYVRTELGGRAGGLSICLSSTDGQIIGGGVGGPLKAAGPVQVIVGTFMLDTKKDVNAGMKVDASASRMASPVGGASVSSIGFHSAVDSSGSHFMIQPRPMHVTTSRPTDWRGGPAAGYELTGRTGRGAHQSPENGDYEQLPD; encoded by the exons atggaACCCAATGAAAACCAACTCACCTCctactaccaccaccaccaacatcaacatcagCATCACCAGAATCCCACTTCCTCACCCACCAATGGCCTCCTGCCACCTGGCGACACCGTAAGTGGGGCCCACCTCGTTtaccctcctcctcctcctcagtCTCAccccccctcctcctcctccgccGTAACAGCTACTACTGCTACCACTgccaccaccgccaccgccgTTGCCACTGCGAACACTAACGCTAACAGCACTGCACCCAACACGACGCCGTCTTCGGGCCTAGAGGGGAAGAGAAAACGAGGCAGGCCGAGGAAGTACGGGACCCCGGAGCAAGCCCTCGCCGCTAAAAAGGCCGCCGCCGCAGCAAACGCCGCcgctcaacaacaacaacaacaacaacagcaccaccaccaccaccaccaccaacagcAGCAACAAACGACGTCGTCTCACTCGACTTCGTCTTCTAAAGAGAGGAAAGAGCCTCACTCTCTGTCTTCCAAGAAATCTAACCTTCTCGCTTCTg GCAATGCAGGGCAAGGATTTACACCACATGTTATTTCTGTAGCTGCTGGTGag GATGTGGGACAGAAGATTATGATGTTCATGCAACAAAGTAAGCGTGAAATATGTATTTTGTCAGCATCTGGTTCAATCTCTAATGCTTCTCTGCGACAGCCAGCAACTTCTGGAGGCAATATTACTTATGAg GGTCGGTTCGAGATTATTTCAGTGTCTGGATCTTACGTACGTACCGAGCTTGGAGGGAGAGCCGGCGGGCTCAGCATTTGTCTATCTAGTACAGATGGCCAAATTATTGGAGGAGGTGTTGGTGGACCACTAAAAGCTGCAGGCCCAGTACAG GTTATTGTTGGTACATTTATGCTCGACACCAAGAAGGATGTCAATGCGGGTATGAAAGTTGATGCTTCTGCCAGTAGAATGGCATCACCAGTTGGTGGGGCATCAGTATCAAGTATAGGGTTCCACTCAGCTGTTGACTCATCTGGAagtcatttcatgattcagcCTCGGCCCATGCATGTGACAACTTCACGGCCCACAGATTGGAGGGGTGGTCCTGCTGCTGGTTATGAATTGACAG GAAGAACAGGTCGTGGAGCACACCAATCTCCAGAAAATGGGGACTACGAGCAACTTCCAGATTGA